CCAACATAGCCGCTTGTATCAATTCTCTGCTCCAAGCTTAGATACCTCCCAAAGTTGCCCACTGTAAGCAATATCCACTATAATGGCTAGAAACCTACGAATTAACTTCAAATAAAGAGGTAAATATGAAGGTGCTTGTTCTGTGTCTTGCAACATTTTCAATCATAGCATCAACCGTGCATGCTCAGCAAAGTTCACCATCAAATACCCTCAATGTTCGGGACTTTGGAGCGAAAGGTGACGGAGTTACCGATGATACTCCCGCATTCGAAGCAGCGCTCAAAGCCGCCGGCGAAAACGGCGCAACTGTCTTTGTCCCCATTGGCAACTATCTAATAAAATCGCACATCAGAATACCAAACAATACAACGCTCGAAGGCGTATGGAAGATTCCCACAGCATTCAGTCAACACAAAGGAAGCACTTTGCTTGCAGTTGAGGGCGAGAATTCAGAAGATGGACCAGCATTTATCACCCTCGGCGCCAACTCAACAATCAAAGGAATTACGGTTTTCTATCCAAACCAGAAGCCAGACTCCATCAAGAAATATCCATGGTGTATTTCCTGCGCTGGTGGAGACAATCCCTCTATCATTGACTGTCTCCTAGTAAATCCATACCAAGGTGTGGACTTTGGCACGAATCCATCTGGTCGGCATTATATACGCGGCTTATATGGCCAACCTCTTAGGCGAGGTATTTTCGTTGACAAATGTTATGACATTGGCCGAATCGAAAACGTCCACTTCTGGCCCTTCTGGAACTGGGACGAAACCACCGGCATCAGAGAATGGATGACAAAAAATAGCGAGGCATTTATTTTTGCCCGCACAGATTGGGAATATGTGTTCAATACTTTTTGTTTCGGCTATGGTATTGGCTACCGATTTATCAGCAAAGAAAACGGGCCAATGAACGGCAACCTGCTTGGAATTGGCGCAGACGCATGCAACATCGCCGTCCTCGTGGAACAAACTCAGCCGCCAGGACTACTCATCACAAATGGCGAATTTGTTAGCTTCCTAGGCGAAAAGCCAACAGAAGTTGTGGTAAAAGCCTCACATACTGGCGTTGTATCGTTCCAAAACTGTTCATTTTGGGGACCGGCGCACCAAATCGCTAGAATTGCAGGCACGGGCACCATCTCGTTCAATAACTGCAACTTCTGCCAATGGGATGCCGAGGGTAAGAATATCCCAGCGATAGAAACCTTTGGCGGCAATTTGCTCGTAAATGGCTGTAACTTTATGTCAAAAGGACGGCAAGTTGCACTTCGCGGTCAAACAAAGTCAGCTGTAATCACAGCAAACCGCATGGCTGGCCAAGAAGCCATCGCCAATCCTGCAAAGGCGAACCTTCAATGCGGATTGAATGCCGCAGAAATCCCGCCGGCCAGGCCGAAGGAGGAACGCGGGGCAATCGTCATTGATGACACGGACTCCCCGCCAGCAGTCTCGTTCTCAGGCAAGTGGTACATGACGCCAAACACTGAGAGCCAGCAAATCGGTTACTATCTCGGCACTCGCTGGGCGTGGAAAGGCACGGGAGACTCAAAAGCTGTCTTCAGACCGAACATCCCCAAAACAGGAAGCTATGCCGTCTATGCGTGGTTTGGACCCGACCCAATCTCCGATCATGCCTCAAACGCACCTGTGGAGATTCGCTCAGCAGATGGATTGTATAAAACAACTGTCAACCTTCGCCAAATGAAAGGTGAATGGTTCAAGCTCGGAACTTTCCGCTTTGAAAAGGGAAGTAAAGGATTGGTAGAGTTCAGTAATGATGCTGATGGGAACGTTCTGGCAGATGCAGTCAAATTTGTCCCCGTCAAGCAATAGAGAGAAATACTTCACGCCCATTGATGGTGGATAACTAATCTAATGGAACCAGCTCAGCTTCAGCAACCATAAACCAAGGTGGCATGCCTAAAGTACCCTGATTCTCAATCATTTGGATGCTAAGCATATTTCCATCAGTTTTTAGGGCTGAGGCAGGAACACCGAACTCCTTTGTCTCAAAGTTAGTCGTCGAAAAGTTGGCAGGCCCCTGATATATCACATAATCATTGAGTCGGATGCAAACTTTGCCATTGACGCCCAAATCATCATTTCTCGCCATAAGTTTAAGCCTTGCTCCTCCTTTGGGCACCGTTTCAAGCCACAATTCAGTATGCATCTCGTCTTTGCCAGTTTGTTTCGCATATACATAATTGACTTGATAGCCAAATTTCAGCCAGCCGAAGAGGGAAGCCGCCCCTCCTTCAAAATCGAGCCCGGTTGCCTTTAGCGGCGAGGAAATACGACGGTTAGCCACCATCTTTTCCAGCAAAGCAATGTCCTGCTCCACTGTATCGCGAACATCCTCCCACAAATTTTTCAGAGAAGGCTGGGCTAAAAAGGCAGCTCTTAATGCGCGATACTTAGGCAATTGTTTCCATGCCTGTTCGCGGTCGCCCAATGGCGGCTGTGGCGGCCAATTCTTCTCGCCCCAAAAAGAACACCCATACAGCTCGACCAACAGGCGAATTGCGCGTTGTTGTTCCAGCGGATAGCTTTTTATTAGCTTCTCCATAGCTGCCCAGGGGTCGTAGTGCTCCGGGTCATTAAGATAGGCAGCGGTAGTAGCCAATGGTATTGTTGAGGCATACCATTGCTTCATTGGGTTGGCGATATAGCCTGAGACTACGCCCGCAAGGTCAGCAGAACGATTCTTTAGTGGAGAAAGGAGCGGCCGCCAAGGGAACATATCATTCACCGGATAGTTATCCCAAACAAATGGTTTTCTGCGAATCCACTTCGCCACCAGTCTGGCATCGTCAGCAGTGATTGAGGACGAACAGCATTGGGGGCCAGTCCAAAACATCATTACTTCGCTATCAATCCCCTTCCCAATCGCCTCAACATAATCCATATGTCGCTCCATATCAGCTGTAAGGTAGGCACTGGGGCAAAATATTAGCTTTGGACGAGGCTTGAGTTCCTTCATGCTATTCCAGAGGCGATTGACGAAATATACTTGAGCTGCGGCAAGGCTACCGAACTTGGCTTTGTCCTCTGGCTGAAGTTCACGGTTTATGTCATCCAGGCATAGGGCAAACCATCGCACTCCGGCAGCATGCATAGTTTTTACTTTGTTGAGTGCTATCTCAAAGTCAGAATCGCTCGAATATACTAGCGGTGGTTTGCTCCAAATGCCAGGGTTGAAGGAGAGGCATACATCCACTCCCAGCTTGCGCCCTTCTTCGGCTAATTTCCCTATCGCCTTTTGTTCATCGGGTGTATACTGGGAGCGCCAGCGCATTCCACTAGCGGGGAACGAGGAATAACAAATCATAAGAAAATTTAGATTATGCTCAGCAAGCCAGGGAAGTGCCAGTTGGTACTTCTCTATTCCTTCCCACCACAGACCCTTTATGCCCCGAATTTTGAACTGCTCGGCATCCAGAGTCGGAACGGTGGAAGCAAACAAAAGCAGCATAATTAGTACTTTAATCTTCATTGCGTTGTTCCCCGATTTTTCTACTCGTACCTAACAATGAGTTTGATTGGCCTTTCAGTAGCCGAAACCTCAATTGTTTCACCCTTATATTTGTTAATCTTCAAACCATTTAGGTAGACCGCCTTAATTGGCTTGAATTTTGGATGGCGCAAAGTGATAAGAATCCTCTTAGGTGGCTTACGCGAAGGCGGAGTAATGCTCACTTCAATTTGTCCCTCGCTAACCTTCGATACGATGCGGAACGAAACATTCCCAAAGTGAGTTGGCGCCCATCTGGCCTCAACCACCTTATCATCCCCCAGCCATGCCCGAGGAACCGCTTCGGCGATGTGGAGATTATCACCTTCTTCGCGAAGAAGCATCATGCGGAGCGTCCGAAGTTGCTGGGTTGCAGAATAAAGATGCGGAAGCGTCCACATATTCGAGCCATTGACTGCAAACGTGCATTCGACCCCCGAATAAGTATCACGTGTCATCCCATAGGCAAGCATTCCATAGAGGCCTAGTATGACCTTCCTTGGATCACCACGCTTCAGCTGGGTGAGAAGGTAACCGTATGTATATGCGTGGTCTATGCCGCCGGTTTGAAACTTGCAGACGCCCGCTATTAGTCCGTTCTTTCTTTCTATGAAATCGGTTATCCAATAGGCACGCTTGTCATTAGCTGGCAAAAACTCAGACTCTAGAAGGCAACAAGCAACCAAACCATAATAATCTCCGCCGGTATAGCCGCTTGACTTTAGGAGTCGGTGATTTTCCGGCACAAGTGGAAGTACTGTTCTGCCTTCAAGCTCGATAGCAGCTGCGTCCATTGAGGCTAGTATATCTGCACGGTATGCCTCGGCTTCCTTTCGGAATCGCTCCGCCTCTTCCTTCATCCCAACAGCCTCGAGTGCGGCTGATGCTTTCTCAAGGCCAACACAGCAGTAGGCGTCCGAAAAGTAGTTAACCTCTGGCTCAGAGTAATCGCAGTATGGGCGAAACTTGATTAGGCCCTTGGTGATTCCTTCCTTTGGTGCTTCTTTTCGCTTTCGGATTAGCCAGTCGCCAATTTTCACAATATTGGGCGCAACTCGGCTGAGCCACCCTTTATCGCCCGTGAAATTGTAATGTTCCACAAGCGCGATAGGAAGCGTTCCCATATCGGGCAAGCCAAAGTTCTGCGTATACAAGCCGTCGGGTTGCTGGAAATGCAGAATGGAATCAAGGTAGCGCTCTGCTTTATCATGCAAGCCATACATGTCAAGGGCAATGCAGTGAAGCGTACAGCTATACCCGTAGTTCTCTTCATAGAACCCAATTCCATCGTGGGGCTCGTAAATGCCGTTTATTTTATCCACGTTGAGCTGAGAATATGCAAGCCATGCTCTGTAAGCATCATTTATCCTCTGTTCGGGAACCTCAAAAACCGCAACCCTGTTTAGAAGCCGCCGCCAAAATTCTGCTACCTCGTTTAAGGCGGCATTATACTCTGAAAAAGAGATTTTTGAGATATCTTTTGCATCTGGCCATCCCATTTTTATGCAAGCGATTTGTAAGCCTTGAGAAGATTCTTCGGATATCAGCTCGAACTGATGACGTTCTCCATTAGCCACTAGAGTAATGGAGGTAGGAATTTTGGCATTCTTTTTTAGCCGACGCGCCTCCAAGCATATGAAAGCAACAAGCGGTGTATCAGGGCTCATACCTTCAGACCAGCCAAAGACGGTCTGCCGGTACTCAACGTCATTTCGTCGGGTAGTTAGGGTCAACACAGGAATATACCCGCTTAGCCACTTTCTCTCGATTGGGGTTTTCTCATCGCCAAATGGAACCCCTGGATTGCCAATCTCAATCCACGCAATTGGCGGCTGGTTGTAATTGAGCTGTAAACGCCCAAGGTGGTCAATAGCAATATCTGTTGGATGCTCTGGGACGCCCACTGCCTCTTTCGGATATTTCATCTTCGGGAAGAACTTCGCCACTTTTTCGAACGTTGGATCATCTTTCCCGCGAAGAACAATCTTGCCCACTGGGTCCAAGCCAGCTTCGCTAAGCGATCTTCTTTCAGCGGGCTTAAGGGCGAGCTGCTTGGGCGAAGTCTTTTCTACTCGAATATCTGAAATCTCCGATATTACCCACGGCCCACGATCTGAGTAATCATTGTCAAGGTCGGGATTCGAGTAATTAGGCTTATCATTTGAAAACCCTTTTCCAACGATTAGTGAAGTTGGGGCTCCACTTAGCTGAACAGGACGGCGAATGACGCGGAGTGTTTTCCATTTTTTGCAGTCATCGGAAACTGAATAACGGAGCACATCTTTCCCCAGCTCAATGCGCAAGTAATGCGGAAGGAGATGATCGCACGGCTCGAGGTAACTCTCCAGAGTGAAACCTTCGAGAGTCTCGGCGGCATAGAACCGATTGATGCCGTCCGGCCCGCTTATCATACCCATTTGACACCAATTTGCCGTATTCCAGACAAGGAAAATGGACGTACACCAACTTATCCCTGCGGGCGATGAGGGTTTAATACGTGCTCTTACAGTAACATTGTCTACACCAAGCTGCCGAGAGATATGCGCATAGGTATGAAGATTTGCCCTAATCTCGGCGACGCCATCCTTCAAAACAATTTCATTCCCTTTTGAAACATGCAGATGCCATGAAGAATCTAACTTCCCGCCTTTAAAACTCTCTTGCAAGATTAACTCACCTGCTAAGGATGGTGGATAGACCATACAGACCAGGGGCAATAGTAGAATTATCCTAATCATCAGCTACTCTCCTTGGTGTAAATTGCGAGTAAATGCGCATCGGGTATTAATGGCAACCCCATCCACCTGCCACCTACGAGTCAGAAAGGCAAATAGGAGAACATGTATTACTTTGCCGCCCACGGAACAAAATATTAAAGGGCCAGCATGAGGCTCATTTCACTACCTCTCAATTGCCGCCTTTTTCGCAATGATTGGCTTCAGCTTTTCCGGCGGGAATTTAGGCTTCCTATCGTAGGTATAAAGTCCATTGACCTCTTGCTCTACATCCGTAAGCTGGGTATAGCAGAAACCAGCGATGTGTGGATTTTCGAGAAGCACGTTTGCAAGTCCCCTATAACGCTCAATGAATTCCTTTTCAGTTTTCGGGCGATCTCCATAACCCCATGCCTTGTCGTCCTTTTGTCCGGGGTTCCACCAAATTCCGCCATACTCGCTAACGACGACCGGTTGGCCAGTATATGGCGGCTCGAACTTTGGGTCATTGCGCGCCAGGGTCTCAGTCTTCGGGTCTTTGCCAAAGGGGCCGTACCGCTCGGCAAACGACTTAGGATTTTGGTCATAATCGTGGAGGTCCCAGATATCCGTTATGACGTGTGTATAACCGCTGGCATCAATGAATGGGCGCGAAGGATCAAGACGCTTTGTTAGATTATAAAGTTCGCGGAAGAAAACTGGAAGGTAGCGATCATGGCTGGAATGCGCCTCGTTCAGAGGCATCCATACAATAATCGCAGGATGGTTCCTATCGCGCAGGACGACCTCCGTCCATTCGCGGATAAAGTTCTCGCGCGCCTGTGGATGATTTGCAATTGAGCAACCCCAGTCGGGGAATTCGCCCCACAGGATGTATCCAAGCTTGTCCGCCCAATAGAGGGTGCGCGGTTCGAAGACTTTTTGATGAAGGCGGGCACCGTTGAATCCATAAGCCATGCTCCTCTGAATATCCGCCTTGAGTTCGGCATCCGACGGCGCCGTGTAGATTCCATCTGGCCAGAAGCCTTGGTCCAGAATAAGACGCATGAATATAGGCTTGCCATTGATGAGCACACGGTCGCCATCAATGCGCACATCCCGCAAGCCAAAATAGGACATCACTTCATCAGTAACTTTTCCATCCTTAAGGAGGCAAAGGCGCAGGTCATAGAGAAACGGACGCCCAGGCCACCACAGCTTAGGCCTAGGTATACTGATAGTAAGCACATTCTGTCCACTGATTTGCTTGAGGCTCTCGGAGCGAATTTCTTTTCCACCAGTGAGCACCTTTGCCTCAAGTGAAATTTCCTTCGCAGGATTTGTGATTCCAATTTCAAGCGCAACCCGGCCATTCATTGCATCAGGCCAAATTGCTAACGATGAGATGTACGTCTCTGGCACAGCCTCAAGCCAAACTGTCTGCCAAATTCCAGTTGTGCGCGTATACATGCATCCATATGACTCAAGCCGATGGCTTTGTTTACCTGAGGGTTGGAACCCGGTGCGCAATTCGTCTACGGCATACACCACAAGCTCATTCTCGCCATTCATATCAACTACATCGGTGACATCCGCACTAAACGGAGTATAGCCGCCTCTATGATGGGCAACCTCATGGCCATTGACCCAAACGCGAGCTTCATAGTCTACAGCACCAAAATGAAGAAGCAGGCGTCTGCCTTGAAGCGCCTTGTCTACCTTGAAATGCCGGCGGTACCACACAGCATTCATGAAATCTGTCATTCCAATTCCGGAAAGCCTGCTCTCCGGGCAAAATGGCACAAGAATCTCAGATGGGAAGTCGTGGCCAGTATGCCAGCCCTTTTCCATGCCTGACTTTTCATTGTCTATAGCGAACTGCCACTTGCCGTTTAAATTCTGCCAAGCTGCCCTCATAAAATCTGGCCTAGGATGCTCTGGTCTAGGAATGTCATACATTTGCTTTTCTGCTCCTTTGACATAGTCTGACTTTACGGCTGTTAAGCCAAATACCATAAAAACTAATAGCGTTGAAATAGCAAACTTGTCCATCAAATGATCACTCACCAACTTTTTAAGATACTAGCGGATATTATAACCACCTGTTAATTATGAATCAATGTGCTTGGGAATTTGCAGGCATCGGCATGCTTGCTCTTGATTGACTTCGAAACCAAATTCAAGTAATATAATGTTTGAACGCCCCGGTAGCTCAGGGGATAGAGCGCGGGCCTCCGGAGCCCGGTGCACAGGTTCGATTCCTGTCCGGGGCGCCAATTTTATTTATAGCTGCCGAATTCCTCAGCAGCGTGAATCATCGCCCGAATGTTTTCATCTGGAGTATCGCGCCCACACTGGTCTCCGGTTGAAAGAATAAAACCGCCGCCTTCGCCTGCATCCCTTATTGCCTGCTTTGACGCTTGAAAAACGTCATCGTAGGATCCCCTAAGCATGAGTTCAACCGTATTCAAATTGCCCTTGAGAACCAACCGATCGCCATATTTTTCTTTCAGCTCTCGTAGGTTACAGTCGCCCATAGGGGGTGCCTCCAATGGGTCAATCACGTCGAGGTCGGTTTCTTCGGCACATATTTTGACGAGTTCTGCTTCGGGCCCACATGAATGAATATGGCTCACTATTCCAGCATTCTTGCAGAGTCGAGTAACCTCCTGCACTACAGGCAATGAGACATCGCGAAATATTTCGATATTCTGCCAAATAAGCGTCCCAGAACCACCACAGCTCACGTAATCAGGGCGAACCTGCATGCGAAGGATATTTTCGAACCTTCTGCGGGAGTTTTCAATTATCTTTCTTGACCGCTCCCGCACAACTTCAGGGTTATCGAAATACTCATAGACAGCGGCATCGCTCCCAACGACCACGCTTGTTCCACAGGTGATGCCAACAACTCCAGAGTCGCCCATCATTTCATAAGCCAACTTGAACAACTCTTCGCCTGTGGGCCATTCTTTTATATCCTCAATTGGTTCCCATTTCTCTGGCGTCTCGGGAAGGCCAAGCTTGCTAAAGTGGACGCCGCCCGTCGGCGGATTATCACGTGGGTAAACTGTAACTAGTGGAAACCAGGTGCGCTTTCCGTCCTCCTCGCGAAACGAACGGGTGATAATTCTTTCATAAGTCTTCTCGACAATCACTGTCTTGACTTGATCATCGGGAGGGCTCGCCTCATCGGGAAATATAACATTGACCTGGTAGTCTAGAAAACCATCGAAGCCAAAGTACTTCACAGCATCAATGTACGCCTTCCAAAGCGGAGGGTTCTGATAGAGATAGATATCCCAAAATGGCTTCCCAGTTAGGCGCACGGGAATCATATTCGACATATCTGGCGCAACCGGCACCCTATCTGGTATGCCATGCCTCATGGTCACCAACATTCGTTGTTTTGGCGTCATCTGGGTCCCTCCGATTCAATATAACTTTCCGCTTGGAATACCGTCAACCCTTGATTTACTTCACATACAACTTGCTTTTTCAAAATTGTTGTGGTATCATTCAAATGAAAAGGGGATGGAGTCCCCCAGAATCGTCTAGAACGACTGATGACTCCTGCAAGGGAAAAAAATCCAAAGTTCCTTGGCGGGAGTCATGTTTTTATAAATAGACGTTTAACTCCCTCCAAGGCTAAAAGAGGGAGTTTTTCGTTTTGGGCGAAGTATTGAAATATGACAAACTTGAAATAAAAAGTAACAGCATCTCACCCGAGGGGAAAAACCTCAAGCAACCGGCCCTGGCAATCGCACAGGCGCAGAATATTTTGGAAGAAGCCGGGCCCTCTTATGATTCATACTTAGAGAGGCTTCAGCTACTAAAGCAACGACTAAATGAAGAGCGGTTCCATTTGGCAGCGCTTGGCCAATTCAAACGCGGCAAGAGCACACTCCTCAATGCCCTTCTCGGTGCTGATGTGCTCCCCACATCCGTCATTCCTGTTACAGCAATACCAACCTTCGTGCAGTACGGGCCGAAATGTACTGCAAAAGTTAAATTCATAAATGGCAAAACAGAAGATGTGATTGCCGAAGGGACAACCGAACAGCTTGCGGAATTCCTTGCAAAATATGTTACTGAGGAAAGAAATCCCCACAACCGTCTAGGAGTGCACGAGGTAGTATTAGAATACCCCTCTTCATTACTTCAGCAAGGGGTTGTATTAATTGACACGCCTGGAATTGGCTCAACGTTCCGCCACAACACTGAGGCAACTTTGAACTTTCTCTCACAATGCGATGCTGCACTTTTTATTATTTCTCCCGATCCCCCTATTACAGAAGTCGAAATCGACTTTTTGAAAGAAGTCCTGGCTAAGACAACAAACACATTCTTCATTCTAAACAAAGCAGATTACCTCTCGGACGAAGAGCTTTCAAAGACAATCGAGTTCCTCAAACAGGCTTTGAAAGACCACGCTGGAATCGATAACAATATCAAAATACTTTACGTCTCAGCCCGGGTTGGACTTCGGGCAAAGCTATCGGGAGATGAAGCAGGCTGGGTAAAAAGCGGAATGCAAGCAGTGCAAAAGCACCTTGTTGAATTTCTAGCAAACCAAAAATCATCAGCCCTGCGAAAAGCTATCTCTAAAAAAGCAAGCACCGTTATATCGGACGCCGTTCTCTACATCGGCATTTCTCTTGCATCGCTCCGTATACCTCTCGACCAACTTGAGGAGCGAATGCGGCTACTTCAGAAAAAACTTGATGAGGTGGAAACTCAGCGGTTAGTCCAGTTGGATGTTATAGAAGGCGATAGAAAACGAATGATCGCTCTTCTTGAAGAACAAGCCGAGCATCTGCGGAAGAAAGCAAAGTCTCGGCTATTAGAAATTGTGCGCACAAATTACTCTAATAGTGTTGTGCTCAACGAAGACGAAATCTACAAAGAACTAGCGGAAGCGGTTCCGGTGTTGTTTGAGCACGAACTTGGCGAACTATCGGGAACGTTGGGGAAGAGGGCGCAAGAAGTATTTGTACGGCATAAGCACCACGCTAACGAACTCATAGAAAGCATTCGCAAAGCGGCGGCAGAGCTGTTCAACGTTCCATATCAAAAACAGGATGAAGGCGAAGATTTCGAGGTCAAGCGGCGACCCTACTGGATTACGCATCAATGGAGCTATTCACTAAGCCTGCTACCGGAGAATTTTATCGACAGGTTCCTCCCGATGCGAATTCGTCGCTCCCGTGCAATTCGCAGGCTATATAATCAGATAGAAACCATAGTAATGCAGAACGTCGAAAACGTGCGCTGGCCGACCCTTCAAAACCTCGAAGATACATTCCGCAAATTTGCAAACCAGATTACACAACAATATCGCGAAGTTGCCACAGCTACACGTGATGCTATAGAAGCAGCCTACCGGCAGCGCAAGGAACAAGCGGAAGCAGTTCAATCTGATATAGCTAAGCTCGAAGCGATTCAACACAGATTGGGTGAAATTTTAAAAGAGCTAGAATTATTTGTTGATTCGACACAAACTAACTGTTCATAGTTCAAGCAACATTAAGCCAAAGGAAGCCAAACATGCGCTCACGTAAAGTCTCGAAACATACTACATATTATGAACTGCTTGATGCAATCAGTAATGCCTCACACTGCCCTTTATGCGAGGTTGAAGCAAACAGCATCAAATGCTACTTTGATTCACTATTGCATGAGGGTGTAAACGACAACGGGGTTCGCGAGGCTTTAATTCGTTCCCAAGGCTATTGCCAACGCCATGCACACTACCTTCGAAACCATGGGAAAGGCTTTGAA
The sequence above is a segment of the Armatimonadota bacterium genome. Coding sequences within it:
- a CDS encoding glycosyl hydrolase family 28-related protein, which encodes MKVLVLCLATFSIIASTVHAQQSSPSNTLNVRDFGAKGDGVTDDTPAFEAALKAAGENGATVFVPIGNYLIKSHIRIPNNTTLEGVWKIPTAFSQHKGSTLLAVEGENSEDGPAFITLGANSTIKGITVFYPNQKPDSIKKYPWCISCAGGDNPSIIDCLLVNPYQGVDFGTNPSGRHYIRGLYGQPLRRGIFVDKCYDIGRIENVHFWPFWNWDETTGIREWMTKNSEAFIFARTDWEYVFNTFCFGYGIGYRFISKENGPMNGNLLGIGADACNIAVLVEQTQPPGLLITNGEFVSFLGEKPTEVVVKASHTGVVSFQNCSFWGPAHQIARIAGTGTISFNNCNFCQWDAEGKNIPAIETFGGNLLVNGCNFMSKGRQVALRGQTKSAVITANRMAGQEAIANPAKANLQCGLNAAEIPPARPKEERGAIVIDDTDSPPAVSFSGKWYMTPNTESQQIGYYLGTRWAWKGTGDSKAVFRPNIPKTGSYAVYAWFGPDPISDHASNAPVEIRSADGLYKTTVNLRQMKGEWFKLGTFRFEKGSKGLVEFSNDADGNVLADAVKFVPVKQ
- a CDS encoding beta-N-acetylglucosaminidase domain-containing protein; this encodes MKIKVLIMLLLFASTVPTLDAEQFKIRGIKGLWWEGIEKYQLALPWLAEHNLNFLMICYSSFPASGMRWRSQYTPDEQKAIGKLAEEGRKLGVDVCLSFNPGIWSKPPLVYSSDSDFEIALNKVKTMHAAGVRWFALCLDDINRELQPEDKAKFGSLAAAQVYFVNRLWNSMKELKPRPKLIFCPSAYLTADMERHMDYVEAIGKGIDSEVMMFWTGPQCCSSSITADDARLVAKWIRRKPFVWDNYPVNDMFPWRPLLSPLKNRSADLAGVVSGYIANPMKQWYASTIPLATTAAYLNDPEHYDPWAAMEKLIKSYPLEQQRAIRLLVELYGCSFWGEKNWPPQPPLGDREQAWKQLPKYRALRAAFLAQPSLKNLWEDVRDTVEQDIALLEKMVANRRISSPLKATGLDFEGGAASLFGWLKFGYQVNYVYAKQTGKDEMHTELWLETVPKGGARLKLMARNDDLGVNGKVCIRLNDYVIYQGPANFSTTNFETKEFGVPASALKTDGNMLSIQMIENQGTLGMPPWFMVAEAELVPLD
- a CDS encoding glycoside hydrolase family 2 TIM barrel-domain containing protein; the encoded protein is MYDIPRPEHPRPDFMRAAWQNLNGKWQFAIDNEKSGMEKGWHTGHDFPSEILVPFCPESRLSGIGMTDFMNAVWYRRHFKVDKALQGRRLLLHFGAVDYEARVWVNGHEVAHHRGGYTPFSADVTDVVDMNGENELVVYAVDELRTGFQPSGKQSHRLESYGCMYTRTTGIWQTVWLEAVPETYISSLAIWPDAMNGRVALEIGITNPAKEISLEAKVLTGGKEIRSESLKQISGQNVLTISIPRPKLWWPGRPFLYDLRLCLLKDGKVTDEVMSYFGLRDVRIDGDRVLINGKPIFMRLILDQGFWPDGIYTAPSDAELKADIQRSMAYGFNGARLHQKVFEPRTLYWADKLGYILWGEFPDWGCSIANHPQARENFIREWTEVVLRDRNHPAIIVWMPLNEAHSSHDRYLPVFFRELYNLTKRLDPSRPFIDASGYTHVITDIWDLHDYDQNPKSFAERYGPFGKDPKTETLARNDPKFEPPYTGQPVVVSEYGGIWWNPGQKDDKAWGYGDRPKTEKEFIERYRGLANVLLENPHIAGFCYTQLTDVEQEVNGLYTYDRKPKFPPEKLKPIIAKKAAIER
- a CDS encoding uroporphyrinogen decarboxylase family protein, yielding MTPKQRMLVTMRHGIPDRVPVAPDMSNMIPVRLTGKPFWDIYLYQNPPLWKAYIDAVKYFGFDGFLDYQVNVIFPDEASPPDDQVKTVIVEKTYERIITRSFREEDGKRTWFPLVTVYPRDNPPTGGVHFSKLGLPETPEKWEPIEDIKEWPTGEELFKLAYEMMGDSGVVGITCGTSVVVGSDAAVYEYFDNPEVVRERSRKIIENSRRRFENILRMQVRPDYVSCGGSGTLIWQNIEIFRDVSLPVVQEVTRLCKNAGIVSHIHSCGPEAELVKICAEETDLDVIDPLEAPPMGDCNLRELKEKYGDRLVLKGNLNTVELMLRGSYDDVFQASKQAIRDAGEGGGFILSTGDQCGRDTPDENIRAMIHAAEEFGSYK
- a CDS encoding dynamin family protein, which codes for MGEVLKYDKLEIKSNSISPEGKNLKQPALAIAQAQNILEEAGPSYDSYLERLQLLKQRLNEERFHLAALGQFKRGKSTLLNALLGADVLPTSVIPVTAIPTFVQYGPKCTAKVKFINGKTEDVIAEGTTEQLAEFLAKYVTEERNPHNRLGVHEVVLEYPSSLLQQGVVLIDTPGIGSTFRHNTEATLNFLSQCDAALFIISPDPPITEVEIDFLKEVLAKTTNTFFILNKADYLSDEELSKTIEFLKQALKDHAGIDNNIKILYVSARVGLRAKLSGDEAGWVKSGMQAVQKHLVEFLANQKSSALRKAISKKASTVISDAVLYIGISLASLRIPLDQLEERMRLLQKKLDEVETQRLVQLDVIEGDRKRMIALLEEQAEHLRKKAKSRLLEIVRTNYSNSVVLNEDEIYKELAEAVPVLFEHELGELSGTLGKRAQEVFVRHKHHANELIESIRKAAAELFNVPYQKQDEGEDFEVKRRPYWITHQWSYSLSLLPENFIDRFLPMRIRRSRAIRRLYNQIETIVMQNVENVRWPTLQNLEDTFRKFANQITQQYREVATATRDAIEAAYRQRKEQAEAVQSDIAKLEAIQHRLGEILKELELFVDSTQTNCS